One Microscilla marina ATCC 23134 DNA window includes the following coding sequences:
- the iscB gene encoding RNA-guided endonuclease IscB, translating to MVYVKSKNGKALMPTANAKARKLLRYKKAFVVKYAPFTIQLKYDSTEYVQQCTLGVDLGYANVGFSVVTDSKELISGELKLLRGQKDRLLEKSQYRRIRRQRLRYRKPRFDNRKSSKPILAPSIQHKLDSQIRLVEQVQDCLPVSGVVLEVANFDIQKIKNPDIEGKQYQKGEQEGFWNIREYVLHRDKHSCQNPDCKNKYKGKILQVHHIVFKSMGGGDTPNNLITLCTKCHTSANHKKGGFLWDWCKNGKKVSTSIGATFMSTVKWMIYQKCKDITNTSITFGYITKSGRVKNNIEKSHANDAFIIAGGTSRHKRSVYTYNIEQNRLSNRSLSKFYDKKVVDIRTGGIVKGAMLDCGRRTRNKSLNGENLRVFRDATVSKGRVAIRKGKSAYQPNDKVIFEGEKFTVKGTHNKNSRVILKEINKSVALKKVTPFSFKKSTTWNVQPKITAS from the coding sequence ATGGTGTATGTAAAAAGCAAAAACGGGAAGGCTCTGATGCCTACCGCCAATGCCAAGGCTCGAAAACTGCTTCGGTACAAAAAGGCTTTTGTGGTAAAGTATGCTCCTTTCACCATTCAACTCAAGTATGATTCTACTGAGTATGTGCAGCAATGCACCTTGGGTGTAGATTTGGGATATGCCAATGTTGGTTTTTCTGTAGTGACTGATTCAAAAGAGTTGATTTCAGGAGAATTGAAGCTTCTTAGGGGACAAAAAGACAGGCTATTGGAAAAATCTCAATACCGAAGAATCAGAAGGCAAAGGTTGAGATACCGAAAGCCTAGGTTTGACAACAGAAAGTCATCAAAACCCATACTGGCTCCAAGTATTCAGCACAAACTGGATTCTCAAATTCGGCTCGTTGAACAGGTTCAGGATTGTTTGCCAGTTTCGGGTGTAGTGCTGGAAGTTGCAAATTTTGACATCCAAAAGATCAAAAACCCTGATATTGAAGGAAAGCAGTACCAGAAAGGTGAACAGGAAGGTTTTTGGAACATCCGAGAATATGTATTGCACCGGGATAAGCATAGTTGCCAAAATCCTGATTGTAAGAACAAATACAAAGGGAAAATACTACAGGTTCACCACATAGTTTTTAAGTCTATGGGTGGTGGAGATACGCCAAACAACTTGATCACCTTGTGTACCAAATGTCATACTTCAGCCAATCACAAGAAAGGGGGATTTCTATGGGATTGGTGCAAGAATGGCAAGAAAGTAAGCACCTCTATAGGTGCTACTTTTATGTCTACGGTCAAGTGGATGATCTACCAGAAGTGTAAAGACATTACTAACACCAGCATTACCTTTGGCTACATAACCAAGTCCGGTAGGGTTAAAAACAACATTGAAAAATCTCATGCCAATGATGCTTTTATCATTGCAGGAGGGACAAGCAGGCACAAAAGATCAGTCTATACCTACAACATTGAACAAAACAGGCTTTCAAATAGGTCACTTTCCAAGTTCTATGACAAAAAAGTAGTAGATATAAGAACTGGGGGGATTGTAAAAGGAGCTATGCTGGATTGTGGTAGAAGAACCAGGAATAAAAGCCTAAATGGTGAAAATTTACGAGTATTTAGAGATGCTACAGTATCAAAAGGTCGTGTGGCCATCAGAAAAGGAAAGTCTGCGTACCAACCCAATGACAAAGTCATTTTTGAAGGCGAAAAATTTACGGTGAAAGGCACCCACAATAAAAATTCAAGGGTGATTCTGAAGGAGATCAACAAGTCGGTAGCACTCAAAAAAGTAACCCCATTTTCGTTTAAAAAATCAACCACATGGAATGTACAACCGAAAATCACAGCAAGCTAA
- the tnpA gene encoding IS200/IS605 family transposase encodes MECTTENHSKLIFVCKYRKHLLIKVGGYIKSVFHSIALKYKLEIVEMEVDKDHIHLLIRHSPTKSILEIVRLFKQISTFGIWRSDHSDLLSKHFWKEKTFWSDGYFAYSIGNVSKENIAKYIQQKG; translated from the coding sequence ATGGAATGTACAACCGAAAATCACAGCAAGCTAATTTTTGTGTGCAAATACCGAAAACATTTGCTCATCAAAGTAGGTGGGTATATCAAAAGTGTGTTTCATTCAATTGCCTTAAAATATAAGCTTGAAATTGTGGAAATGGAGGTGGATAAAGACCATATTCATTTGCTTATTAGGCATTCGCCAACAAAATCCATATTGGAGATTGTAAGATTATTCAAGCAAATATCCACATTTGGGATATGGAGAAGTGATCATTCTGATCTCCTTTCAAAGCATTTTTGGAAAGAAAAAACGTTCTGGTCAGATGGATATTTTGCCTATAGTATTGGTAATGTATCCAAGGAGAACATTGCAAAATATATTCAACAAAAAGGTTAA
- a CDS encoding Spy/CpxP family protein refolding chaperone, with translation MKKFFTLFILALGLVQIGWAQPPNQHRSRPRQPHLKQGFFPPEMVMQNQQKIGLTTSQQQYISNEMQRTQAEFNKLQWALHREMEKMHTLTQQTKVNEKAALLQLEKILALERQIKKQQLRLMIRIKNQLTDKQKATLKKIAPPRRHRR, from the coding sequence ATGAAAAAGTTTTTTACTCTATTTATTCTAGCATTGGGTTTGGTACAAATTGGCTGGGCACAACCACCTAACCAACACCGTAGCCGCCCCCGTCAACCTCATTTAAAACAAGGTTTTTTTCCACCAGAAATGGTCATGCAAAATCAGCAAAAAATAGGCTTGACTACAAGCCAGCAACAATATATCAGCAACGAAATGCAACGTACTCAGGCAGAGTTCAACAAGTTGCAGTGGGCGTTGCACCGGGAAATGGAAAAAATGCATACGCTTACCCAACAAACCAAGGTAAATGAAAAAGCAGCCCTTCTACAGCTTGAAAAAATACTTGCGCTTGAGCGCCAAATCAAAAAGCAACAACTGAGGCTTATGATCAGGATTAAAAATCAGCTTACCGACAAACAAAAGGCAACACTTAAAAAAATAGCCCCACCGCGTCGTCATAGGCGTTAA
- a CDS encoding helix-turn-helix domain-containing protein: MHTVFKVVCVWWLVFVTALPVQVFAQADSAIQAQKPTYYYCPPCGCNADHIVYNQPGVCPELGCKMKLLPSKNAQVGRIAFVWTQVSAKRWAFAFYKNLTLPSIIQGLILAFILLFNFRNNRQANVFLAILLFAISFHSFRYYVARRIFSLLLSELLNQPDYHFGNLFIPFSFIFIIGPALYFYAKSLTLPQFRFKRKDLVHFIPATITLMVYLVLWLQSLPKSNHHSYSQAYLLFNSVEQVGGILSGLVYNLLAFRLLKKHRRILPQQFSNTNAITLNWLQVMIVLLTLVWLAWLVIALFNIQVFSFVLDYIAFYPLQIFLAIIIYIIGFAGFIQPQVYAPNMVASLDVADQTSSLENKANNETQASLSQKSLHIVKVIQAMEKEQLYLHPTLTLNELARHLHLSPKVLSQILNNELNKNFHDFVNYYRVEEVKQRLLDPQHLHLTILGIAFDAGFNSKSTFNRIFMKFTQMSPKQYRNQHL; the protein is encoded by the coding sequence ATGCATACAGTTTTTAAAGTCGTGTGTGTTTGGTGGCTGGTGTTTGTTACTGCCTTACCTGTACAGGTATTTGCTCAGGCTGACTCAGCTATCCAAGCCCAAAAACCAACTTATTATTACTGTCCTCCCTGTGGTTGCAACGCTGACCACATCGTGTATAACCAACCAGGGGTTTGCCCTGAGCTAGGGTGCAAGATGAAACTACTGCCTTCTAAAAATGCACAGGTGGGACGTATTGCTTTTGTATGGACTCAGGTAAGCGCCAAGCGCTGGGCTTTTGCCTTTTACAAAAACCTCACGTTGCCCAGTATTATTCAGGGCTTGATTCTCGCTTTTATTCTGTTATTTAACTTCAGGAATAACCGACAAGCCAATGTGTTTTTAGCCATATTGTTGTTTGCCATCTCTTTTCATAGTTTCAGGTATTATGTAGCAAGGCGTATCTTTTCCCTCTTACTTTCAGAGTTACTCAATCAACCTGACTATCACTTCGGCAACCTTTTTATCCCCTTTTCTTTTATATTTATTATAGGTCCAGCGCTGTATTTTTATGCCAAAAGCCTTACCCTGCCCCAGTTTAGGTTTAAGCGCAAAGACTTGGTTCATTTTATACCTGCTACCATTACTCTTATGGTATACCTGGTGCTTTGGCTACAAAGTTTGCCTAAATCTAACCACCACAGTTATTCACAAGCCTACCTGTTGTTTAACTCTGTAGAACAAGTAGGAGGAATACTGTCAGGGTTGGTATACAACCTGTTGGCTTTTCGCCTGCTTAAAAAGCATCGCCGTATTTTACCCCAACAGTTTTCTAACACCAACGCTATTACGCTCAACTGGCTACAAGTAATGATTGTACTACTTACTTTGGTATGGTTGGCTTGGTTGGTTATTGCCTTGTTCAATATTCAGGTGTTTAGTTTTGTGCTCGATTACATTGCTTTTTACCCTTTACAAATATTTTTGGCCATCATTATCTACATCATAGGGTTTGCGGGGTTTATTCAACCGCAAGTATACGCCCCCAATATGGTAGCATCGCTTGATGTTGCTGATCAAACCTCTTCTCTGGAAAATAAGGCAAATAATGAAACACAAGCTAGTTTGTCACAAAAATCGCTTCATATCGTTAAAGTAATCCAGGCAATGGAAAAAGAGCAACTATACCTTCATCCTACGCTTACACTCAATGAGTTGGCACGCCACTTACACCTATCGCCTAAAGTTTTATCACAAATATTGAACAATGAACTAAACAAAAACTTCCATGACTTTGTAAACTACTACAGGGTAGAAGAAGTAAAACAAAGGCTATTAGATCCACAGCACCTTCACTTAACCATACTAGGCATTGCTTTCGATGCCGGCTTTAACTCCAAATCTACCTTCAATCGCATTTTTATGAAATTTACCCAAATGTCTCCTAAACAATACCGCAACCAGCACCTTTGA
- a CDS encoding STAS/SEC14 domain-containing protein: MEILKENQFIKIYFDKEQELIIDEWLPETRHMTADDFKANLRLWLGLVKQHHPKKSMIDVRKIQFMIEPELQEWASQHVLMPAFQAGLQKIATVLPPSLFEQVSIQQALEEPKAVAQRRFFDDEAEAKQWLFSQ, translated from the coding sequence ATGGAGATCTTAAAAGAAAATCAATTCATCAAAATTTACTTTGACAAGGAACAAGAGTTAATCATAGATGAATGGCTACCAGAAACCCGGCACATGACCGCAGATGATTTTAAGGCTAACTTGAGGCTGTGGCTTGGTTTGGTAAAGCAACATCACCCTAAGAAATCGATGATAGATGTACGGAAGATTCAATTTATGATAGAACCTGAACTACAGGAATGGGCAAGTCAACATGTACTCATGCCTGCTTTTCAAGCTGGTTTACAAAAAATAGCTACTGTACTTCCGCCTTCTCTTTTTGAACAAGTATCTATACAGCAAGCCCTGGAAGAGCCTAAGGCAGTAGCCCAAAGGCGTTTTTTTGATGATGAAGCAGAAGCAAAGCAATGGTTATTTAGTCAATAA
- a CDS encoding TonB-dependent receptor: MIKRFTLIVSVLGVLAGFTNTFAQVTNSAFNGKVTDNKNEPLPGATVVIVHKPTGTQYGAVTQASGRFYLPNLRPGGPYTFQVNFVGFKPQKKENVFVKLGQNLAVDFQLKADAATLEQVVVVSDQLFNNDRTGATSNINRDKIEALPTISRSQQDYTRLTPQSDGNSFMGRNALFNNFSLDGSIFNNSFGLDAPTPGGQTSAQPVSLDAIDQLQVSIAPYDVRQSGFTGAGVNAITKSGTNEFKGSVYTFIRNEQMIGNKVADEEVTNPDLKFTQYGFRLGGPIIKDKLFFFINGESVRREDPGSNFIASRPGIAGVNVSRVEASVMDQISNRLRDQYGYETGPYENYVYNTTNDKFLAKLDWNINKQNRLTLRYNYLKSVREQGPNPFAINFTGGRSPSVNTLPFRNSGYAINNNINSIVAELSTSLGSKMSNNLVVGYTQFRDFRTPFSTPFPTIEIAENNLSYTTVGYEPFSVNNVLDQDVFQFTNNFTIYTGKNTWTFGANFEMFQFNNSFNLFYYGVFPVPASAGGYSFSSVADFLATTDPNDAAYRDYNAEVAQFQQKPFNLVEVDLGQLGVYGQLERQINNQVKLTFGFRVDFPMYFSSITSNPLVTALTFKDNEDNNEKLDVGELPNVNPLFAPRFGFNVDLNGDQSTQLRGGTGIFSGRVPFVWIGNQASNRGSNDPANIGVVNATAEGFRFPQVWKTNLAVDQKLPWGMVGTLELLYSKDVNGVTVRNANLAAPTRTLPDGRVGFDATNNKVNNQVAGAYVLDNTNKGYQLSLTAQLKKRFKGGLDIGLAYSYLDSRDMLISTEISQFIFEGNPIQGNPNQPNLSFSQFGLKHRIIGSLTYRKEYAKNFATSVALFYESGQGGRYSYTYSGDLNGDGVAANDLIYVPKSQSEINLVDIRDANGNVTKTAAQQWTELNAFVEQDPYMSKNRGKILERNGALSPWFHNIDFRILQDFYVKVGGKRNTLQLSLDVLNLGNLLNSRWGIREVFNITQPISFVGNDANGNPQYQYTNTFTESFRNDVSLISRWRAQIGIRYIFN; this comes from the coding sequence ATGATCAAAAGATTTACGCTTATTGTATCAGTACTTGGAGTATTGGCTGGTTTTACCAATACCTTTGCTCAGGTAACCAACTCAGCCTTTAATGGCAAAGTAACCGATAATAAAAACGAACCTTTGCCAGGGGCAACCGTCGTGATTGTACACAAGCCTACGGGTACCCAATATGGGGCAGTGACTCAGGCAAGCGGGCGTTTTTATTTGCCTAACCTTCGTCCGGGTGGTCCTTATACTTTTCAGGTAAATTTTGTGGGATTTAAGCCTCAAAAAAAAGAAAATGTTTTTGTAAAGCTAGGACAAAACCTGGCAGTAGATTTTCAGTTAAAAGCAGATGCCGCCACCCTTGAGCAGGTAGTCGTAGTGAGCGATCAGTTGTTTAACAATGACCGCACTGGGGCAACCTCTAACATCAACCGCGACAAAATAGAAGCATTGCCCACCATTAGCCGAAGCCAGCAAGATTATACACGCTTGACTCCTCAAAGTGATGGCAACAGTTTTATGGGGCGCAATGCCTTGTTTAATAATTTTTCGTTGGATGGGTCTATTTTTAACAACTCGTTTGGGTTGGATGCCCCCACCCCTGGCGGACAAACCAGCGCCCAACCGGTGAGCTTAGACGCTATAGATCAGTTGCAGGTGAGTATTGCCCCGTATGATGTACGTCAGAGTGGCTTTACTGGGGCAGGGGTAAATGCCATTACCAAGAGTGGCACCAATGAGTTTAAAGGGTCGGTTTATACCTTTATCAGAAACGAACAAATGATAGGAAACAAAGTAGCTGATGAAGAAGTAACCAACCCCGACCTTAAGTTTACCCAGTACGGTTTTAGGTTAGGCGGACCTATTATCAAAGACAAGCTATTTTTCTTTATCAATGGGGAGTCGGTACGCCGCGAAGACCCAGGCTCTAACTTTATAGCCAGTCGTCCGGGGATTGCCGGAGTCAATGTGTCAAGGGTAGAAGCCTCAGTAATGGACCAAATCAGCAATCGCCTGCGCGACCAATACGGGTACGAAACAGGTCCTTATGAAAACTATGTATACAACACAACCAATGATAAGTTTCTTGCCAAGTTAGACTGGAACATCAACAAGCAAAACCGCCTGACTTTGCGTTACAATTACCTTAAGTCGGTGCGGGAGCAAGGCCCCAACCCTTTTGCTATCAACTTTACCGGAGGGCGCTCGCCCAGTGTCAATACTTTGCCTTTTCGTAATTCGGGGTATGCCATCAACAACAACATCAACTCGATAGTAGCCGAGCTAAGTACAAGTTTGGGAAGCAAAATGTCTAATAACCTGGTGGTAGGGTATACACAGTTTCGCGATTTCAGAACCCCATTTAGTACCCCTTTTCCTACCATCGAAATTGCCGAAAACAATTTGTCTTACACTACAGTAGGGTACGAACCTTTTTCAGTTAACAATGTACTCGATCAAGACGTTTTTCAGTTTACCAATAACTTTACCATTTATACTGGAAAAAATACCTGGACTTTTGGGGCAAACTTTGAGATGTTTCAGTTCAACAACTCATTTAACTTATTTTACTACGGGGTGTTTCCGGTGCCTGCCTCAGCGGGTGGATACTCTTTTTCTTCGGTGGCCGATTTCCTGGCTACTACCGACCCTAATGATGCGGCTTATCGCGACTACAATGCAGAGGTGGCACAGTTTCAACAAAAGCCGTTTAATTTGGTAGAGGTAGACTTGGGGCAACTGGGCGTATACGGGCAGTTAGAGCGCCAGATAAACAATCAGGTAAAACTTACCTTTGGTTTTCGGGTCGACTTTCCTATGTATTTTTCAAGCATCACGTCTAACCCTTTGGTTACGGCACTTACTTTTAAAGATAATGAGGACAACAATGAGAAATTAGATGTGGGCGAGTTGCCTAATGTTAACCCTTTATTTGCGCCTCGCTTTGGTTTCAATGTAGACCTCAATGGCGACCAAAGCACCCAGTTGAGAGGAGGAACAGGTATTTTTTCGGGAAGAGTACCCTTTGTATGGATAGGCAATCAGGCAAGTAACCGAGGGAGCAATGATCCGGCAAACATAGGGGTAGTAAACGCCACTGCTGAAGGCTTTCGTTTTCCTCAGGTTTGGAAGACCAACCTGGCGGTAGATCAAAAATTGCCCTGGGGCATGGTAGGAACCCTAGAGCTATTGTATAGCAAAGATGTGAACGGAGTAACAGTAAGAAATGCCAACCTTGCTGCACCTACCCGCACTTTGCCCGATGGCAGAGTGGGCTTTGACGCCACCAACAACAAAGTAAACAACCAGGTGGCGGGTGCTTATGTGTTAGACAATACCAACAAGGGGTATCAATTATCGCTTACTGCTCAGTTGAAAAAACGTTTTAAAGGCGGGCTGGATATAGGACTGGCGTATAGTTACCTTGATTCGCGCGATATGTTGATCTCTACTGAAATTTCTCAATTTATTTTTGAAGGCAATCCTATACAGGGCAACCCCAACCAACCCAACTTGAGTTTTTCTCAGTTTGGGCTCAAGCATCGTATTATTGGGTCATTGACCTACCGTAAAGAATATGCTAAAAACTTTGCTACCAGTGTTGCCTTGTTTTATGAAAGTGGACAAGGGGGGCGTTATTCTTATACCTATTCGGGCGACCTCAACGGTGATGGGGTAGCGGCCAATGATTTGATTTATGTGCCTAAAAGCCAAAGCGAAATCAATCTGGTAGATATTCGGGATGCAAATGGCAATGTAACAAAAACTGCCGCCCAACAATGGACAGAACTCAATGCTTTTGTGGAGCAAGACCCTTATATGAGTAAAAACCGAGGCAAAATTTTGGAACGAAATGGTGCTCTTAGCCCTTGGTTTCATAATATTGACTTCAGAATTTTGCAGGATTTTTATGTAAAAGTAGGTGGCAAACGCAATACGCTACAGTTGAGTTTAGACGTGTTGAACCTGGGTAATTTGCTTAACTCCAGGTGGGGCATACGTGAGGTGTTCAATATTACTCAGCCCATCAGTTTTGTAGGCAACGACGCCAACGGTAATCCTCAATACCAATATACCAATACCTTTACTGAGTCTTTCAGAAACGACGTCAGCCTTATCTCTCGCTGGAGAGCACAAATAGGGATTCGTTATATTTTTAATTAA
- a CDS encoding S1 domain-containing protein: MSTPVDTRLRKCVVIQSLRGGAYLTQDVQDGKTFTVQLTGKDRMNYIQILPGDELYAKYSSHYNGGCYLFISESRFKGNDGLYDEKVALDQAIAQQQNK, encoded by the coding sequence ATGTCAACACCTGTAGATACGCGTTTACGCAAGTGTGTAGTTATTCAATCGTTGAGAGGAGGGGCTTACCTTACTCAAGATGTGCAAGATGGTAAGACCTTTACGGTACAGCTCACAGGCAAAGATCGAATGAATTACATACAAATATTGCCAGGCGATGAATTATACGCAAAGTATTCGTCTCATTATAATGGAGGTTGTTATTTGTTCATCTCTGAGTCTAGGTTTAAAGGAAACGACGGTTTATATGATGAAAAAGTAGCATTAGACCAAGCCATTGCCCAACAACAAAATAAGTAG
- a CDS encoding BatA domain-containing protein, with amino-acid sequence MTIQQPTYLWALLGLLVPLIIHLWSRKSGKTVKVGSVQWMIAAENTRLSSIRFNEAGLYLLRSGLVLVAVFILLDVSQQQPKKVAHLSTQWLLTEEAMLRDAMARPAIDSLQQKGYAIHLLKPGMPKVLPTQLTAIKTSLSTNSAKANNVDYWSFLREIDARANAPEKVWILAPNAARNFAGNRPKLNLKVQWLPLPIERKQVFLADALQLPNDSLWLSIGRSTKEGTRLLKEKVKRQPSIQIRDLPLIKAQNQQVSFATAPQNIVPIRSPKAQNVQLLYDQDFAVDRQYLAAALQAVGEYMGAEVKVYATKKLDATRKTDWLVVLKKGKLVAKDYEKIKARQLFYQAKNVPQWIVNDSSQAQRHWLCQRLNPELNPQALEAGLLGELTQLLFANPAAAARVRQFDQRQLNSAQAVPQTIAQQRQPTTPTTETRSFRGWLWWALVAGVLIERMLANRGNGNRMLAKNQQKSLENTQ; translated from the coding sequence ATGACCATACAACAACCAACATATCTCTGGGCTTTATTAGGCTTGCTTGTACCGCTCATTATACACTTGTGGAGTCGTAAATCAGGCAAAACAGTAAAGGTAGGCAGTGTACAGTGGATGATTGCCGCCGAAAACACCCGTTTGAGCAGCATTCGATTCAACGAAGCAGGATTGTACCTATTGCGTTCAGGGTTGGTGTTAGTTGCCGTGTTTATTTTGCTAGACGTGAGCCAACAACAGCCCAAAAAAGTCGCCCACTTGTCTACCCAATGGCTACTGACCGAAGAGGCAATGTTGAGAGATGCTATGGCGCGGCCTGCCATAGATTCTTTGCAACAAAAAGGCTATGCCATTCATTTGCTTAAGCCAGGAATGCCCAAAGTATTGCCCACGCAATTAACCGCTATTAAAACCAGTTTGTCTACCAATTCCGCCAAAGCAAACAATGTGGATTATTGGTCGTTTTTGCGAGAAATAGACGCCCGCGCTAATGCTCCCGAAAAGGTATGGATACTTGCTCCCAATGCTGCCCGAAATTTTGCGGGAAACCGCCCCAAACTGAACCTAAAAGTGCAATGGTTGCCCTTACCTATAGAGCGCAAACAAGTGTTTTTGGCAGATGCCCTACAGCTGCCCAACGACAGTCTTTGGTTGAGTATTGGCAGGAGCACAAAAGAAGGTACCCGTTTGCTCAAAGAAAAAGTAAAGCGGCAACCTTCTATTCAAATCAGGGATTTGCCCTTGATCAAGGCCCAAAACCAACAAGTAAGCTTTGCCACTGCCCCTCAAAACATAGTACCCATTCGCTCACCCAAGGCGCAAAACGTACAGCTACTATATGATCAAGACTTTGCTGTTGATCGACAATATTTGGCGGCAGCCCTGCAAGCCGTGGGTGAATATATGGGTGCTGAGGTGAAAGTATATGCTACAAAAAAACTGGATGCTACACGCAAAACTGATTGGTTGGTGGTGTTGAAAAAAGGGAAGCTTGTGGCTAAAGATTATGAAAAAATAAAGGCGCGTCAACTGTTTTATCAGGCGAAAAATGTGCCCCAGTGGATAGTAAATGATAGTAGCCAAGCCCAGAGGCATTGGTTGTGCCAACGCCTAAACCCAGAGTTAAACCCTCAGGCATTAGAGGCTGGTTTGCTGGGGGAGCTTACCCAGTTGTTGTTTGCCAACCCAGCGGCAGCGGCACGAGTGCGACAATTTGACCAAAGGCAACTCAACAGTGCACAGGCAGTGCCCCAAACTATAGCCCAACAAAGGCAACCCACTACCCCCACCACTGAAACCCGAAGCTTTAGAGGGTGGTTGTGGTGGGCATTGGTAGCAGGCGTATTGATAGAAAGGATGCTGGCAAACCGAGGCAATGGCAACCGTATGCTTGCCAAAAACCAGCAAAAATCACTAGAGAATACTCAATAA
- a CDS encoding DUF58 domain-containing protein — MKNQQEYNDLLQPELLNSVEGLVLMSKMIIGSYLLGQNQSIKTGQGQVFRQYRSYQPGDDLRLLDWKMYARSGRYFVKESEIETNITVKFVIDASASMLHEDQPKGSKVSIKKIDFARLLAATLAHLALEQGDAIGLFAINENQLVQLAPRQHRQHLHRFVYELLQIKPGGKFPAVNDSPLLYHNQGGNKEMIVFISDMYQHSHEIYKTLEQLSALRNEVLFFHLMGNNELELNYKGTVTLEDLETGQRVQVDSQKVRKQYKEQLAQHLNKIKTQMLDLEISYDLFSMGEPLDRALNDFLVKRRF; from the coding sequence ATGAAAAACCAACAAGAATACAATGACCTTTTACAACCCGAATTACTCAACTCGGTAGAGGGCTTGGTGCTCATGAGTAAAATGATTATTGGTAGTTATTTACTAGGGCAAAACCAAAGCATCAAAACCGGGCAGGGGCAGGTGTTCAGGCAATATCGTAGCTACCAGCCAGGCGACGATTTGCGTTTGCTCGACTGGAAAATGTACGCCCGTTCGGGCAGATACTTTGTCAAAGAGTCAGAAATAGAAACCAACATTACGGTTAAGTTTGTGATAGATGCCAGTGCCTCTATGCTGCACGAAGACCAACCTAAAGGCAGTAAGGTAAGCATTAAAAAAATAGATTTTGCCCGTTTGCTTGCTGCAACATTGGCACACCTTGCCCTGGAGCAAGGCGATGCTATAGGTTTGTTTGCCATCAACGAAAATCAACTGGTACAGTTAGCCCCTCGTCAACACCGCCAGCACTTACACCGCTTTGTATACGAGTTACTTCAGATAAAACCAGGGGGCAAGTTTCCAGCGGTAAACGATAGTCCTTTGTTATACCATAACCAAGGAGGCAACAAAGAAATGATTGTTTTTATAAGCGACATGTACCAACACAGCCACGAGATTTATAAAACCCTGGAGCAATTGAGTGCTTTGCGCAATGAAGTGCTGTTTTTTCACTTGATGGGCAACAACGAGCTAGAACTAAATTATAAAGGAACGGTAACGCTGGAAGACCTGGAAACCGGGCAAAGGGTGCAAGTAGACAGCCAAAAAGTGCGCAAACAATACAAGGAACAGTTAGCGCAGCATTTGAACAAAATAAAAACTCAAATGTTGGATTTAGAGATCAGTTACGATTTATTCTCGATGGGCGAACCACTAGACAGGGCACTGAATGACTTTTTGGTGAAGAGGAGGTTTTAA